Proteins encoded in a region of the Candidatus Omnitrophota bacterium genome:
- a CDS encoding DUF1846 domain-containing protein — protein MALKKAGFDNEKYLKEQTAAILERVKKFDNKLYLEFGGKIIFDYHAARVLPGFDPNVKMRLLQKLKDKADIILCIYAGDIERRKVRADFGITYDVDVFKLIDDLREWGIDILAVVITRFENQPAARIFKNKLERNNIKVYTHRFTKGYPTDIDLIVSEEGYGANEYIKTKNPLVVVTAPGPGSGKLATCLSQLYHEHKGGVKSGYAKFETFPIWNLPLKHPVNVAYEAATADIRDFNLIDPFHLEAYRKTAINYNRDVEVFPVLKRILDRIMTGELSYKSPTDMGVNRAGFGIINDGAVKDAAKQEIIRRHFRYGCEYIMGFVDKETVERVEILMKELDIKPDDRLVVGSSKKARNEAEDKNKGNEGVFCGAAIELKDGSVVTGKNSPLMHAASSLVLNAIKELAEIPDKIHLLSPAIIESVGNLKRNILNSKAVNLDLEETLIALSISAATNPTAQIAMEKLKELRGCEVHMTHIPTPGDETGLRRLGVNLTTEPIFSSKNLFVV, from the coding sequence TAAGGAACAGACCGCCGCGATTCTTGAAAGAGTAAAGAAATTCGACAATAAACTATACCTGGAATTCGGCGGAAAGATCATTTTTGATTATCACGCGGCGAGGGTATTGCCCGGGTTTGACCCGAATGTAAAGATGCGGCTATTGCAAAAATTGAAGGACAAGGCCGACATAATATTGTGCATATATGCCGGTGACATTGAGAGAAGGAAAGTAAGGGCGGATTTTGGTATTACCTATGATGTAGATGTGTTTAAATTGATAGATGATCTGAGGGAGTGGGGCATAGATATATTGGCAGTAGTAATAACCCGTTTCGAAAATCAACCGGCGGCAAGGATATTTAAAAATAAACTTGAGCGCAATAATATAAAAGTCTACACCCACCGTTTTACAAAGGGATATCCTACTGACATAGATCTGATAGTGAGCGAAGAAGGCTACGGAGCCAATGAATATATAAAGACGAAGAATCCTCTAGTGGTGGTGACCGCCCCCGGCCCCGGAAGCGGAAAATTAGCTACATGCCTTTCGCAGCTATATCATGAACACAAAGGGGGCGTAAAATCGGGATACGCAAAATTTGAAACTTTCCCCATATGGAACCTCCCGCTTAAGCACCCTGTAAATGTGGCGTATGAAGCGGCAACTGCCGACATAAGAGATTTTAACCTCATAGATCCTTTTCATTTGGAAGCATACCGAAAGACCGCCATCAACTATAACCGAGATGTTGAGGTATTCCCGGTATTGAAGAGAATATTGGACAGGATAATGACCGGCGAATTATCTTATAAATCTCCGACGGATATGGGCGTAAACCGCGCCGGTTTTGGCATAATAAATGACGGGGCCGTAAAAGATGCGGCAAAACAGGAGATAATCAGGCGTCATTTCAGATACGGCTGCGAATACATTATGGGATTCGTGGATAAAGAGACAGTAGAGAGGGTAGAAATCTTGATGAAGGAGCTCGACATTAAGCCTGACGATAGATTAGTGGTCGGCTCATCTAAAAAAGCGCGGAATGAGGCGGAAGACAAAAACAAAGGAAATGAAGGCGTATTCTGCGGCGCTGCCATAGAATTAAAAGACGGCTCTGTAGTGACGGGCAAAAATTCACCTCTCATGCACGCCGCATCGAGCCTTGTTTTAAATGCCATAAAAGAATTGGCCGAGATACCGGACAAGATACACCTGTTGTCTCCTGCTATAATAGAGTCCGTCGGCAACCTTAAGAGAAATATTTTAAATTCGAAGGCCGTTAACCTCGACTTAGAAGAGACATTGATAGCGCTTAGCATAAGCGCCGCCACCAATCCGACTGCCCAAATAGCCATGGAGAAGCTGAAAGAACTGCGGGGCTGCGAAGTCCATATGACGCATATTCCTACCCCGGGGGATGAGACCGGCCTGAGAAGATTAGGCGTAAACCTTACCACTGAACCCATCTTTTCAAGTAAGAACCTTTTTGTGGTGTAG
- a CDS encoding peptidoglycan-binding protein, translating into MAIEVEALPITRGTEIEPRNKSLELPEPVESRIESVEVFVQESKPVATSTKPTIREIQIALKNANLYEGKIDGILGSKTKKAVVDFQAQNNLKPDGKVGPRTWEKMKIYLSKAQAGTN; encoded by the coding sequence ATGGCTATAGAAGTAGAGGCGCTGCCTATAACAAGAGGCACAGAAATCGAGCCGAGAAACAAGTCTCTCGAACTGCCTGAGCCGGTGGAATCAAGAATAGAATCCGTGGAAGTGTTCGTGCAGGAATCAAAACCTGTCGCAACGAGCACTAAGCCGACGATAAGGGAGATCCAGATAGCTCTAAAAAATGCCAACCTTTACGAGGGAAAAATTGACGGAATTTTAGGCTCAAAGACCAAAAAGGCCGTAGTCGATTTTCAGGCACAAAATAACTTAAAGCCGGACGGGAAAGTCGGGCCGAGGACGTGGGAAAAAATGAAAATATATCTTAGTAAAGCGCAAGCGGGTACGAACTAA